The Aedes albopictus strain Foshan chromosome 2, AalbF5, whole genome shotgun sequence region GCGCGGGGACAACGATCAAGGCCAATCATTATTGTTTACGATCGGGTTGTATCGCTTGCGAATCTTTTAGGAGTTCTGAGGTGTTAGATGCATTTTGTTGATGAATTTGTAATGCTGTGTAATTAATTTGTCACATGGTATAGAGCATTTCCAGTCTAACGCAcgtgtttttcatgttatttgttttgcattAAGGTTTGCGCACAGTAAAATATAGCcatcgcattttggatagaaattttacaattttcaacgaatcgtggagcaaatgaaagcttattgtgtaaggaatcgcaaaatgtttacttcgggtgatattttgacattgtgtttgaaAAAGAGTCAAAGGAACAAGAAGTCCACaaaaagtttttacacaaacgtgctgaaaatctgaaaaTGTACGATAAAACGAACGTCCCAGCAGActtaagttagctttcaagtattcagTTCAATACATCACTATAACGTGGAAAGGTTGCTGATTAATTTAAGACCAAACAATAATCGAAGTTGgtcaagaaatacatagtttggtcaacaataatGTGaaattgtggtttgaaaaactgAGCTTCAAAAAATACATGTACTACAAGTGATCTTTTTCACGACGAGGAATGTCGGGAAAAATCTCTGGCACCCCTTACTCAAAAGCTGATACTGTGcattgatttggattgattttttgTGTCCTGCTTATGGAGGAGAGTTCTTGCGATTGAATGCAGTGGACTATGTAATAATTGAAccgcattttttttccaaaaaacgtaataTCTCATACACCTCAAAACTCACACCAATTGAAAAATTTGAGTAACAGTGAATTGAAACCTTcaaaatatgtcaaaaaatggatctcttattaaaaaaaaatcgattttgacaAACAAGGTGGTAAAAACTTTTTGGCAAGcgatcgaaggtactgtgcaaaactttacggaaggactcaagcacAAAGCTCGAGAAGACCGttataaaagacaattacaccttcTTCGACcctgcggcctctacagactgaacattactaacattagacaacggacaacacatataatacccagtggtccagtgaagaattttccgtttgacgaaaagatttccccgactggagcgggaatcgaacccacactccgaggcttacgagacaccttaaCGACTGACCCCGCTAATTACGCGGCCACGAAGGCCGCATAATAAGTTAAATggacaatgtcttgatgttgatttaaagtgaaTTAATGCTGTTTTACGATGAACTAGTTTTGGTTTGAGAATAAGTTCGAAagcattattactgcttgatatTCTTTGAATAGATTTTTCTGTGCAAATACCTTATTTTTCACCTAACTTTTAAAAAGGGTGCATAAAAAAACCTCATAATCTTCTTTATATatatataactcgaaaacggtttgttggattgaagttatgtcttcgaagatgttttaaGATAGGTATTTGAAagactcttagaaaaaaaaaatcatcgcagATGTAATACAATTTCAATATTCCAAAAATCTTATCCAtcgatttttttataatttttctgtagaaagctgatttCATAAAAATTTGCGAATCAGTCTGGGATGATCTAGTGCTTTTAACTGTTTTTCctcgaaattttattttttatcgttttttaaaataagtagattcaaaaaaaatcttcatataaaaaaaaagaaacaagatCCAATGAAACAAAAATTCTTGCTACATCAAACCGTTCTTAATTAACGAAGAacttaaaaaatccaaaaatgtaCATATCTGGGAAATAATTGAtctgtttttgataaaaaaaaaacggtatAACTGTTAAAACAATGTTGGATAATACATGTTGGATTACAAAGTCACATacatgtttcttattttttttttgttttttttttatttttttttgtaatttacgTATAGCTTTGATGAAGGAAAATAATATGTTTGGCTTTTTAATTGGAATTTGTACGTAAAATCGTCTTTTGATATCAACCATCGAAAAAATTGTTTTCTTTCgcttgttttaaaaatcgatgtAAAAATATAATTCAACAAAAAATAGTTAGAAGTATTTAACCagctcaaacatcttcgaagacaccaTTTCAATCTAAAAAACTGTTTATAAAACTGTCTATAAGATTCTGTTTCAGTTTCACCCATGTGTATAACTCATCATTTGATATGCTAATCAAACTAGTTCTTATTCTATATTGTATGTATACGTTGTGGGGTGGTTTCTGCCACCAATGCGCTTCAGAAGCCAGGAAGTTACAATAGAAGTATGCAATTACAcctaatgtgcatgaaaattctgTCATCAACTGGAACAGGTTCCCCCTACTAAAACTTGCATAAACTTTTATATAACTTGTAGAGTGGGCCTGGATAGGAATAAAATATACTGTTCCTGCGGAATGCCATTTTCCATAACGTCCGTTAAAGATCTCCAATTCGTAATTTGATTATAGTAgttttcctgaatgaattccatagTAGATTCTATTAgttttattttgaaaacaaagaaatgtCGCGACAGTTTATTAAAAGAAGCTTACGGTGATAAACAATTTATCCCTCAATTCTTCATATAGTTTCATCAGAGTTTCAAATTATCGAAGTTTGTTGTTATTGGGCAAATTTTTCAACCCTCCAGTCCAGTTCTCAAATGAATCAACGTTTTGTTCGCTTATTTTGACAGTTCGATATCTCAAATTTTGTGTAATATTGAAAATTGCCACAATTATTTCCAACAAGTTTTCTCCAAATGATCACCGAAATTGCAAAAGACATGGCAGAAGTACTTTTGCGGTTCTTCAATTAGTATCTtatgggattcatccaagaatgctCTGGGATTTCCATTGGTAATCTTGTACGATTCTACCTATCTCGATTCTTGTTATCTTTTGCAATAAGttgagaaggattttctggaattccttcattgttTTTTACAGAGTCTCCCTTGATTCCTGTAAGGGTTTATTCTAAGACTACTTTAGAAAGCCTTAGAGGATTATTCaattctaataatttcttcacacatttttgggattcctcgagagattcttgctgagattctcctaagattcctccaggaacattcgTCTAgatcaggcccgtgcacaaaaAAAGcgacaaaggtgttttttttttattttatcaaatggaggatgggcgcctagtgtatggagcatcAGCATTGGGAGGGGTTTAACTGACAAAATATCTCCCTTTTGCACTCCCTATAGGTACTCTcgcaaaactttttttaaattcatcaagggtttttttttggattctgcCAGTTCCAACAAACTTACATGTCTGGAAAATCTTTTACCattttaaaaaagttttttcGGGGCTTTCGCAGCATTTCGCTGAGTTTCTCTGGAAAATGCCCCAAGGgactttccagaagttccttcggaattgCAATTAGAAGCTTCACTAAAGATTCCTCATTgactttcttcatgaattcccttAGACATTCTTTTAGGGAAACTTCCAAGAAATCTGATCTAAAAATTCTGTAGTTCATCACGTTAAATTCCGCTGGGTAATCTCTTGGAATCCCAGGATAAGTTTTTTGTTTggatatctcaaagaattcttgaagtctctaatttctcttgaagttcctgTTCGGGTTAtcccttttcaaattcctcctgcagttgcaacaggaattccttcaggagttctagaAGGAATTAGAATTCCTCAAGACATCCCTGAGTTATCTCCTCgcttttcaaaatataatcaaaacgCGACTGCAAGCTGTTGGCAGGTCGTGAAATAAAGTTATACTCTAAGTAAATCATGACCCaaaagattttcttgaaaatcctccaggatttccttctgagcAGGCATCAAATTTCTCGCTCACATGATCAAATTCCACGGGTTTATCCATTACCACGATAGAGAATTTTCACTGcatgggaaaaaaataaaaatctctcACTCCAGCACTcacgataattctctttctctTTATCCACAACTCACTCTTATGTGCCGAATTACTGTTGTCACTGCATAAGCTTATCCGGATAAACAACAAAGCTCCGCTCCGTCTGAGAGTCTCCACCGATGCACAAGAACAAGTATTTAACGTTTAGTGATACCGTGTTTACTTACAATGTACTTGTTTCGTGATTACACAGCACACGCagagaaataaaatgtaatcACAATTAAACTCTAGTTCAaatcaaactgatttctagtttaaactgaactgttccattgtttgacaATACAAATAttatcatttgtcgaaatttttgacagtctgTTAGAAAAAACTTAGATTTGGTAAATTCAAtataaaataatggattgttttaaaTGACTGAACTTTTGCAACTaacgaaatctatttttagacgctCGGCAAGCGGATTGAAAGGAGATAAAAAAGACAAATAGaggaaaccgaccaactttttgcggATACTGTcctgagtacctgcgcgttatccatcacggcaaAAACTGCACTTGAAAGTTGCATTGAtagatttgctacaccttcctcgTTGTGGCGATTTTGTATTCTAGAATTGTTTCATACGAAAattcctttaatttttttaaatgatatttatttataaaatcgttttgatcagatttttttcagaagttcttccgtaAATTCCCTTAAAACTTTTTCTAGTCTTTCATCAGCAGCTCCTTCGTGGACTATTCCAGGAACCTATTTAGGAGTTTTTTCTTGGATTCGAAcaggagtattttttttaaagagctCCTTCCGCAAATTCTCCGggagttcatttttttttgtctttatttttgagattttcagccctaggctggttcatctcatagTTCATTCTtataatcctccaggatttccttctcgaAATCTTCTTTAGCTTCTCGAAGAAAGAATGTTAGAATCACAAAACTTTTTTTAGGAGTCCttgcttgcaggaatttctgtagaaatcctcagaaggaatccataaaggtaTTTTAAGGAATCCATAAAGGTATTTTAAGGAATACCTAAAAAGATTTTCAGGTACAATCTctgataaaaaatgtcagaatactACAATTTATTCTATGTGTGTATGCTTTAGTTCTGACCGCTCTAAAAATTGAAAGCCGTAAAAGTCTCCCAGTACAAACTTGCAGAAGTCGAGAGCATCCAaagaaaggaattcttaaaggaatattcAAGAAGGCGTATTTGCTTGGAACACCAGGTGAAATCTCTGGACAATTTCACAtttcgaattcctggaggaatcaccagaagGAACGCCAGTGAAGATGTCACTCAAAAAAGCTTAAGAGAAATGAACAATAtggaacaattggcttctttgacggtattaaaataatgccatattctgaatctgcatgccaaatagGGCCGAAAACTAAGTGTTTGCGATTGCTCGTGGGGCCTGATTGTGGGGTCTGGTTGTGTCTAATTTCTCCGGAGAAAAAGGTAACGACGAAGTACTTCTTGACTCACGTATATTCTCACCACAGAGAGgtagtgctcctgctctgtggtgttaCGATATAGCTTACAACTAATTATATATGGGATGCGACAGTATGAATAAAAGATAAATACAAATCAAATAAAATCGAGCCTTAAAAGTGGTATTTTAAAAAGGCCTTATTTACAAGCTTTTttgatgatttatcaaaaattaactaaACAATTGCTCTAGAAACCTTAATTTTAAACAGGAACTGCTGAGGATGATAACAAAACATTTTTGATTgaatattcgcaatatttgatgataTATTTCAGACATTCAGACTGAGTTTTAgcagaaaagtacccaaaataccagccactgcccaattGATTCGGGACCCTATGAATGATTTCAAGATAGAATTATTATTCAAGTTTTTAAAGATTCTCTGGGAAATACTGAATGAAACGCATCACAGGAATATCTGACGATTTCCTAtccatattgaaaaaaaaaaatccttaagagttACGTTTGTTGTGAACAACAATAACTAATCCTCTTCTTATTTTCTCATTTCTTTCACAGAACAACTGTTTTAGCACAActccaacaaaaaaaatgaaatccctCTGCCTGATTGTGTTCGGCGTGGCCGCCCTGGCCGCCACCGTGTCCGCCCAGCAGCAAAAGTACACCGACAAGTTCGACAACATCAACGTGGACCAGGTGCTCAGTAACGATCGGATTCTGAACAACTACCTCAAGTGTTTGCTGGAGAAGGGACCCTGCACCCAGGAGGGTCGGGAACTGAAAAGTAAGTCTATCGGATCTATCGAAAGGAAAAAAATCTATCGCCTGGTTTCTGACTCCCGCCCATTGAGCGATTGGCTTTGTGTCGGCTGGAGTTGGAAAAGTACACTACTGTCCGGTTGGCGCGGTGCCGGTGGTGCGAATGGGATTAGTTGTTTCGAATGATTTCAAGCGGGATGGGAGACGACttttctctctaaaataaaagctctcatttttgagtagcgcccatgccgcacaggaactgtgttggaaacacacatttttttaaattgctcgcacgctcacatttttgcaaaatatcaatatttttcggtatttgaaggtggtttataaacccagtgaggttgccatgtcgaaattattgcaaaatacatgctcatatgagcgtacgagcaattataaaaaaatgtgtgtttcgaacacagtcatgtgcggcatggatgtttactaaaaatgtgcaggccgaacacatttttaagcgtagccgtttttgcgtgttccGTTTGAGTGCGGATGGAAAAAGAGGATTACGGAAATTTAACCTAGCACGAACTAAGTGCTACTGCAAGGTGTGAAAGGAGAGGATAGCACCAACTTTTGAATGCTCAGTTTGTTCGAGTGCTGTGAAAAGAAACTAGTTAAGAATCAGATTCGTTACGAATATTccgtatcaaaaaaataaaacattaataCAGAAGGACTTAAAAGATCCCTCAGTCTCAGATTGTTACTTCACTCCAACCTCACCGAGAACAGCTCGCAGAAAACATGACTGACTGCGAGAAAGTCATCCCGTCGTGGCAGCGACCAACGACGTTCCTCTTTTCGCACCACACAAAGAGGAACGAAACATGATTTGCAATTCGAAGTGATTCTTGAAAGGTGGGATTAGGACCCGGTGGAAATGGTGTCTCGTCTGCTGGTGTAGAGCAAATATAAGCCATTCACTGGAGTGGGTAGGCAGACAGCACTCGGGAAGCTTTTTCCAACGAACTCGCGTGCGTCTGACAATCGATGAAATTAAAGTTCGTTAAAGAGGAATGGAATATTATGCTTCCAAAACGTTTTCCGTGCCGCAGTTCTTCAACTATAACTGTACATAATTTCTGTTTATGCAAAAAAGGCACAAGCAAAAGTGTACTACGCTTCAACAAGCAACGTTTTTACTCCTTTTTAATTCTTTTATTTATAGCGAAGCAGCGCTTGAATGCTTCCTTTTCAGtgtttcttgcaggattttctctTCAGAGTGGTTTTTATCCTgttcttacattttttttctactGCTACCATAGAAATTCACTTTTCATGCAAATACCAGTGGTTGTGTTCATCTCGTCACTTAACGAGACTGACACCGACATTGAAGTCAATTTGTTTGAAATATTGATACAGACATTAAAAGATGTGTTCGGGAATTTCATTCTTTTAAATTATGTTGTTGGCGATAGTCCCCACGCGCTTAAAAGTAAGTCTATTTGCTCAGTGATTGATTACATATAagaattaaacaaaatgacttgTTACTGGTATCTGTATCGTAAATTCTAGAACAAACTAAAAAATTGTAACCAGTTAGTTATAAGCACTAGTCATTTGTTATTTCTAATCAAATGCGTTTGAAttgttttaccaaaaaaaaaacttttaaagattcctccgggaattcttttataACATATTCTTTCCCATGctcttctttagaattttcttcacgaTTACCACAAGAAATTCCATTACAGGTTCCTCCAAGATTATcaaagattccaccagatatctctTTCTGTATTTCTATCTAtgcgtttctttgaaaatttatctagAGCTTCCAAcagagattttgttcttttagaaTTTCACATGAAATTACTCGAAAGAATCATTGTGTAATTTTCTTTGTTGAtttacttcagggattatttaggaAAACATTTGTGCAATAATTTTTCCgggaatattatcagaatttccaCCAACAgtttttctctaggatttttctaagatttattctgaaaatttatcaagatattttctcaagaaattctccaggaattcttaaaaagatttttcaaaagatgcaattacaAGAGAAAATTATGCACAGAgattcggaattctttcagaaatttctctaggacgtttcttcagaaattcagatttttccaagaactctttctgaaattatattggaaatttcgccagaaattgctGAAAGTTTAACTCCAAAtatacagggattctcccaggaagttatttagaaattattctagggaatgaatgattttcttaaagtttctccaggcatttcttagcATTTGTTCAGACctgtcttcaggattttttcagtaattattccggtaatgctttaagaatttctaaaaagtttCGCTCAGCAATTCGCGTAGATTTTACTTTAGAATTCATGCCCTGgcattttcaagtattttttttattgattctttTATAAATATCTTTTTGAAGGTCTTCAGTTTTTTCCagttattctttcaaagattcattcaaaaaaaaaatagtttattttaatTTATCTATCTAACACAATCTCTCTaggatttcttaagatttttagaggaattttagaaaacaaTCGTGaataaacttttggaaaaatctttgttgAAATTCGAGAAGACTTCCCTTTAAATTCTgatgaagtctctggagatattttcgaaggaatccttgaatgaactgaAGAAAGAATTTcgagggaatttcagaagcaatgttCAGTGAAATCCgtgtaaaaatctcaaaaatctcaagcagaatatctggagaaatatcaggcaattttttgagaatttcctgcaggaatactttgAAAAACTCGTCGAGAAACCTTTGTTTGAATTCCTGGAAATGTTAActagaagttttagaaaaaatttTTAGAAATCCTTTACTTCATGAATTTTATCATTGAGTATTTTCTGAAATTACTTCTTGAGCAATCTGAGGACgtatttctaaagatttttttttttgtgggaataAGGTACACTGGGACAAGTTGAAAcgggaagttttgaaatagatttcaataaaatttatcctttagtaaaagattgtttgaatcaaaaactatgtgttttggcaatcaaattgtttatcatcattagaaaacatcatgttagcccgctgtttcaacttgccccggtgtaccttatcaggAGAAACGTCTAGATAAACTTCTGTTAAGATCGCTAGGAaaaatcttgagatatttctggatgaattcatgaagaaatctttctaattaagttcctcaaagaatccgtggagaagttCTAAGAGTTATACTGGATGGAAATGCAGCAGTCATTTCTGGGGAAACATAtggaggaatatcggaagaaaatcctgaaggaatcttccgcagttatctctggaggaatttctgcttgaatcactgaaagtaatagtcCAAGAttatctggaaaaactcctgtaggATCTACTAgattaatccctgaagaatttccacaaTCCAACTACCTGTGATTGGACTCATTTTTGTGGGAAATATCAACGGAATTtctaggagtaattcctgaacaaatattcGGTGGATTCCTAAACCTTTGTAGGACGGTGGGGTCAATTTGATCCAAATAGgctcgctgaacgtacactacaccATCGTGGTGCGGAAAACCCAACATCCTAGGAGGATTAAAGAACCTGATGGACATAATGCGACAGAAATTGAACAAATTCATTGAAATTTTCTATAGAATCTTCAGAGCTATTCCTGAGCAAATCTCTGGTTAATGTTTTGAAGAAataaatttcttaacgaatcgctagaatattttctgaaaaaagaaaTCACTTATGCAACGTCGTatacgatttctggttgtctgggaaattattataaatttaaagccgaattcctgaagcaatttctgaagatttcatggagcaatttttaGATGGAATACAAGATTTTTCATATGAATGCTTGgacaatttatgaagaaatctcataAAGCATTGATCCGAAAGAATGTCCAgggaaacttctaaaggattccCCAGAAGAATGTCTGTTGAGATCATCGGAAGGAGTCTGTGGAAGCTTTTATAAAGTAACCTTGTGAAaatgtctggatgaattctgaacttttgattgtCTGAAGAAAACGTTGTAAgctcttttgaaggaatccgagaATACGTGGATTAGTGAAATTATCTGTGGAGAAATTACTGATAGAACCCATAGAAATTTTGaagggaattctgaaggaattcgcaaACAATAAAGTTAATATCAGGCAAAAATTGTATTGTCATGTGAGCGCAAAAATGTCGTAGAACTTAAAGGCTTTTTCTTATATCTAGAAACGGGGAAGGAAAAATCTCTATTCCACAAAGGAGCATTTTTGCACCAATTCTGAAGCTCTGAGAATCACATAGTCAATCTCATAGAGCATAGGTTCCTAAACTTTTTGGGTGTGTGACCACCTTTTGCCAGTATacgtgctttcggcgacccaccatagaaattccctcatttgttgtctgttacagttaaTTATTCAACTGTCCcttgcgaccccctggatgaaggccggcgaccctcctggggggtcgcgacctacagtttgggaaaccatgtcctAGAGCGAAAGAATATTTTCAATTACATATTTTCATTAATAAAAATGCTCTTCATATTAGTATGGAAGAGCAAAGCTATATTTTGCTAGATTTATGAAGGCGTAGAAACGTCGAAACATTCTCATAGGCGATATTCTTACACACAGAGAAGGGCGGAAACAATCTCTTATTTTACTAAATAGACTgctttaaaaagcaaatattattgaaacgattccaagagtaattcctgctaaaatcttagaaaaaatcctcttgaaattgccccagaaattcatcctagtCCTCCAATAATTttgctgtgatttcttcagggatttctccaaagattggtATAGATACTTCCACAAATCTCtacatgaattccttaaggaatgttcactaagatttctccaggtatttttgtTTAGATTTTTAAGCATTTCCAGCTAGGATTTATCCAATATTAGCTTTAAGACGTCCCTGGAGGTATTTAAGGAGATCTTTGGAGAGATATTTAAAAGAATCACGAAGGGAACATCagcaggcatttctggaagattccattGAGATACCTCTTGA contains the following coding sequences:
- the LOC109421493 gene encoding ejaculatory bulb-specific protein 3 — encoded protein: MKSLCLIVFGVAALAATVSAQQQKYTDKFDNINVDQVLSNDRILNNYLKCLLEKGPCTQEGRELKKTLPDALRTNCEKCSEKQRTNSRKVISHLESKKPAEWKKLLDKYDPEGIYKSKFEKLNKRT